From one Nocardioides sp. Kera G14 genomic stretch:
- a CDS encoding alpha/beta fold hydrolase translates to MTELTYDNTSRFVGLPSGKVHYNQVGEGHPLIMLHGSGPGATGWSNFGPNIAELSERFACYAVDMPGWGESSPVPGDERDHVQTALEFMDELGLEKAAFVGNSMGGLTTINFGVRHPERQSHLITMGAGAVGVKLFGFGDGPSEGLKTLVRGYREPSIETMLDLVDVMAFDAGENRERLARERYESLAAHPEHATNFLSGSGKRDWPSEEQLAGIRSPALLIHGRDDRVVSYESGLKLVALIPNSRLVLLNRCGHWAQVEHAAEFNRLVADFVTNN, encoded by the coding sequence TCAGGCAAGGTGCACTACAACCAGGTCGGCGAGGGCCACCCGCTGATCATGCTGCACGGCAGTGGTCCCGGCGCCACGGGCTGGAGCAACTTCGGCCCCAACATCGCCGAGCTCTCCGAGCGCTTCGCCTGCTACGCCGTCGACATGCCGGGCTGGGGCGAGTCCTCGCCGGTGCCCGGCGATGAACGGGACCACGTGCAGACCGCTCTGGAGTTCATGGACGAGCTCGGTCTGGAGAAGGCCGCGTTCGTCGGCAACTCCATGGGCGGCCTGACCACGATCAACTTCGGGGTCCGGCACCCCGAGCGGCAGTCGCACTTGATCACCATGGGCGCGGGCGCCGTCGGCGTGAAGCTCTTCGGCTTCGGCGACGGGCCGAGCGAGGGGCTCAAGACGCTCGTCAGGGGCTACCGCGAGCCGTCGATCGAGACGATGCTCGACCTGGTCGACGTGATGGCGTTCGACGCCGGCGAGAACCGCGAGCGACTGGCCCGCGAGCGCTACGAGAGCCTGGCGGCGCACCCCGAGCACGCGACGAACTTCCTCAGCGGCTCCGGCAAGCGCGACTGGCCCTCGGAGGAGCAGCTCGCCGGAATCAGGAGCCCCGCGCTGCTGATCCACGGCCGCGACGACCGCGTCGTGTCCTATGAGAGCGGGCTCAAGCTGGTCGCCCTCATCCCGAACTCGCGACTGGTCCTGCTCAACCGCTGCGGCCACTGGGCCCAGGTCGAGCACGCGGCCGAGTTCAACCGCCTGGTCGCCGACTTCGTGACCAACAACTGA
- a CDS encoding hydroxylase — protein MSEVLQRIEKTGPFLVEAAADCEAAGRLTDDVADRLRWTGVTRMLQPSDFGGAEAHPAEFFEAVMAVGAHSGAAGWVSGVVGVHPWELGLVDPSVQEQIWGEDADTWIASPYAPMGTARPEGDGWVLSGRWSFSSGTDHCQWIVLGGFVTDAEGQITDRSKAVRHFILPRSDYTIVPDSWNVMGLEGTGSNDIVIDGAYLPAERVVDPEALPGRERRSGNPLYRLPLATMFAGAITAGTLGLAQGALDSFVEDARVRVDSRGASASTNPYQLSVLGEASADIAASRLQFLTDINRVYDIAASGAEITPAVRLELRRNQVRSVRRAIAAVESLFIHAGGSSLRREHAFQRFWRDLHAAANHSSNSAEPMYQGYGLNLFGQPVPPGIKY, from the coding sequence ATGAGCGAGGTACTGCAGCGCATCGAGAAGACGGGGCCCTTCCTCGTCGAGGCGGCCGCGGACTGCGAGGCCGCGGGACGGCTCACCGACGACGTGGCCGACCGCCTCCGGTGGACCGGCGTCACCCGGATGCTGCAGCCCTCCGACTTCGGTGGCGCCGAGGCGCACCCGGCGGAGTTCTTCGAGGCGGTGATGGCCGTGGGAGCGCACTCCGGCGCGGCCGGTTGGGTCTCCGGTGTCGTGGGCGTCCACCCGTGGGAGCTCGGCCTGGTCGACCCCTCGGTCCAGGAGCAGATCTGGGGCGAGGACGCCGACACCTGGATCGCGTCGCCGTACGCCCCCATGGGAACGGCCCGTCCGGAGGGCGATGGCTGGGTGCTAAGCGGCCGCTGGTCCTTCTCCTCGGGCACCGACCACTGCCAGTGGATCGTCCTCGGCGGCTTCGTGACCGACGCCGAGGGCCAGATCACGGACCGGTCCAAGGCCGTGCGCCACTTCATCCTGCCGCGCTCGGACTACACGATCGTCCCGGACTCGTGGAACGTCATGGGCCTGGAGGGCACGGGCAGCAACGACATCGTCATCGACGGCGCCTACCTGCCCGCGGAGCGGGTCGTCGATCCAGAGGCGCTGCCGGGGCGAGAGCGTCGCTCGGGCAACCCGCTCTACCGGCTCCCGCTGGCGACGATGTTCGCCGGCGCCATCACGGCAGGCACACTCGGTCTGGCCCAGGGCGCCCTCGACTCGTTCGTCGAGGATGCCCGCGTCCGCGTCGACTCCCGCGGCGCTTCGGCGTCGACCAACCCCTACCAGCTCTCGGTGCTGGGCGAGGCGAGCGCCGACATCGCCGCCAGCCGACTGCAGTTCCTCACCGACATCAACCGGGTCTACGACATCGCCGCCTCCGGTGCCGAGATCACTCCGGCGGTGCGCCTTGAGCTGAGACGCAACCAGGTCCGTTCGGTACGTCGTGCGATCGCTGCCGTGGAGAGCCTCTTCATCCACGCCGGCGGCTCCTCCCTGCGTCGCGAGCACGCGTTCCAGCGGTTCTGGCGCGACCTCCACGCGGCGGCCAACCACTCGAGCAACTCGGCCGAACCGATGTACCAGGGTTACGGGCTCAACCTCTTCGGCCAGCCGGTCCCGCCGGGCATCAAGTACTGA
- a CDS encoding ATP-dependent DNA helicase UvrD2: MAGPDALLDALDPEQRRVAEALRGPVRVLAGAGTGKTRAITHRIAYGVATGVYAPSEILAVTFTTRAAGEMRQRLRGMGAGAVQARTFHSAALRQLRYFWPHVYGTELPTLIESKLPIVGLAARRQRLATDQATLRDLASEIEWAKVSNVHPDDYARIAPTKGRSVDGVDPATVGKVFAAYEDGKRGQGRMDMEDVLLLNAGMLAEDERVAAQVRRQYKWFVVDEFQDVSPLQSALLDLWLGGRDELCVVGDPAQTIYSFAGADADYLRTFHRKYPQATSVELVRNYRSTPQVITVANTLLKGTSSAGVELKAQRPAGPAVGYFGRSDEVAEASAVAAQIKALRADGRSYSEIAILFRINAQSEAYEEALAAAGVPYTIRGAARFFDRPEVREAITRLRGAARGSSDADSEPMIETVHATLAAMGWTQQPPTARGQVRDRWESWQALIDQAAAFAAGGGALGQFVDDLDRRAADQHAPVAESVTLATFHAAKGLEWDSVFLVGLQDGTLPFSYALESPAAIEEERRLLYVGITRARRDLALSWAAARQPGGRASRKPSRFLDPLLPANARPETAAPKARGARMCGTCGLVLGTNAERRMGRHEHCEPLYDEALFERLKEWRTRTAAHIEKPAYIVFSNHTLEKIAEHRPTSLVQLRRVEGIGETKLNDYGDEVLAIVEEHLALQS; encoded by the coding sequence ATGGCCGGTCCCGATGCACTTCTCGATGCTCTCGACCCCGAGCAGCGCCGGGTCGCGGAGGCATTGCGTGGGCCTGTCCGCGTCCTCGCCGGAGCAGGCACGGGCAAGACCCGCGCTATCACCCACCGGATCGCGTACGGCGTCGCCACCGGCGTCTACGCCCCCTCCGAGATCCTCGCCGTCACGTTCACGACCCGCGCCGCGGGGGAGATGCGACAGCGCCTGCGCGGCATGGGCGCCGGCGCCGTCCAGGCACGGACGTTCCACTCCGCCGCCCTGCGACAGCTGCGCTACTTCTGGCCGCACGTCTACGGCACCGAGCTGCCCACGCTGATCGAGTCCAAGCTCCCGATCGTCGGCCTCGCTGCCCGCCGGCAGCGCCTCGCCACCGACCAGGCGACCCTGCGCGACCTCGCGTCCGAGATCGAGTGGGCCAAGGTCTCCAACGTCCATCCCGACGACTACGCCCGGATCGCACCGACCAAGGGGCGCAGCGTCGACGGCGTCGACCCGGCCACGGTGGGCAAGGTCTTCGCCGCCTACGAGGACGGCAAGCGGGGCCAGGGCCGGATGGACATGGAGGACGTCCTCCTCCTCAACGCCGGCATGCTCGCGGAGGACGAGCGCGTCGCCGCCCAGGTGCGCCGGCAGTACAAGTGGTTCGTCGTCGACGAGTTCCAGGACGTCTCGCCGCTCCAGTCGGCGCTGCTCGACCTGTGGCTGGGTGGACGCGACGAGCTCTGCGTCGTCGGTGACCCCGCCCAGACGATCTACTCCTTCGCGGGCGCGGACGCCGACTATCTCCGCACCTTCCACCGCAAGTACCCGCAGGCCACGTCGGTCGAGCTCGTGCGCAACTACCGCTCCACGCCGCAGGTCATCACCGTCGCCAACACGCTGCTCAAGGGCACCTCCTCGGCCGGGGTCGAGCTCAAGGCACAGCGCCCAGCCGGACCGGCGGTCGGCTACTTCGGCCGCTCCGACGAGGTCGCCGAGGCCAGCGCGGTGGCGGCCCAGATCAAGGCGTTGCGCGCCGATGGCCGGTCCTACTCCGAGATCGCGATCCTCTTCCGGATCAACGCCCAGTCGGAGGCCTACGAGGAGGCGCTCGCCGCGGCGGGCGTGCCCTACACGATCCGTGGCGCAGCACGCTTCTTCGACCGGCCCGAGGTCCGCGAGGCGATCACGCGCCTGCGCGGTGCCGCCCGCGGTTCCTCGGACGCCGACTCCGAGCCCATGATCGAGACCGTCCACGCGACGCTCGCCGCTATGGGCTGGACCCAGCAGCCACCCACGGCGCGCGGCCAGGTCCGCGACCGTTGGGAGTCGTGGCAGGCGCTGATCGACCAGGCCGCCGCCTTCGCCGCGGGAGGGGGGGCCTTGGGCCAGTTCGTCGACGACCTCGACCGTCGCGCCGCGGACCAGCACGCGCCCGTCGCCGAGTCCGTCACGCTCGCGACCTTCCACGCCGCCAAGGGACTGGAGTGGGACTCGGTCTTCCTCGTCGGTCTCCAGGACGGCACCCTGCCCTTCTCCTACGCCCTCGAGTCCCCGGCCGCGATCGAGGAGGAACGTCGCCTGCTGTACGTCGGCATCACCCGCGCCCGCCGCGACCTGGCGCTCTCCTGGGCGGCCGCCCGTCAGCCGGGCGGGAGGGCCTCGCGCAAGCCGAGCCGCTTCCTCGACCCGCTGCTGCCGGCCAACGCCCGACCGGAGACCGCGGCTCCCAAGGCGCGGGGCGCCCGGATGTGCGGCACCTGCGGCCTCGTGCTCGGCACCAACGCCGAGCGACGGATGGGCCGCCACGAGCACTGCGAGCCGCTCTACGACGAGGCGCTCTTCGAGCGGCTCAAGGAGTGGCGCACCCGCACCGCCGCTCACATCGAGAAGCCGGCGTACATCGTCTTCTCCAACCACACGCTCGAGAAGATCGCCGAGCACCGGCCGACCTCGCTGGTGCAGCTGCGCCGCGTCGAGGGCATCGGGGAGACCAAGCTCAACGACTACGGCGACGAGGTTCTCGCCATCGTCGAGGAGCACCTCGCGCTGCAGTCCTGA
- a CDS encoding WhiB family transcriptional regulator, translating to MTTSVLDRTHQVFEAGLATGEDPTLGLLHAEADKVSRELLPCRVNNPELWFAESPSDVEEAKALCTDCPVQALCLDGALSRREPWGVWGGELFLSGVVIPRKRPRGRPRKDAAA from the coding sequence ATGACCACCAGCGTTCTCGACCGCACCCACCAGGTGTTCGAGGCTGGGCTCGCCACGGGCGAGGACCCGACCCTGGGTCTCTTGCACGCCGAGGCGGACAAGGTCAGCCGCGAGCTGCTGCCGTGCCGGGTCAACAACCCGGAGCTGTGGTTCGCCGAGTCACCGAGTGACGTGGAGGAGGCCAAGGCGCTCTGCACGGACTGCCCGGTGCAGGCGCTCTGCCTCGACGGCGCCCTCAGCCGTCGCGAGCCGTGGGGCGTGTGGGGCGGCGAGCTCTTCCTCTCCGGCGTGGTGATCCCGCGCAAGCGGCCCCGCGGCCGCCCCCGCAAGGACGCCGCCGCGTGA
- a CDS encoding VOC family protein — translation MEITWLTATIDLPDETFGQGKAFWGAVTGYRPNLPPFNDPNYAVLQPQVGTPHLWLQRLGSDDEADPRVHLDVSVTDLSAAVSHAQSVGARLVTRTSHAIMESPGHVPFCLIPRDSSQEAPEPAPPVAWPGGRSRVDQACLDIGSAEDWESEVAFWGALTGWRIDADDQWARLWTPSSWPLRVLLQRRLEGDSTAHLDVSAEDCPAEIARWEALGARTVGEGPRWTVLDTPGGLTACLTQREPDSGLLTGAVPPDAI, via the coding sequence ATGGAGATCACCTGGCTCACCGCCACGATCGACCTTCCCGACGAGACCTTCGGTCAGGGAAAGGCGTTCTGGGGCGCAGTGACGGGCTACCGCCCGAACCTGCCGCCGTTCAACGATCCCAACTACGCCGTCCTGCAGCCGCAGGTGGGCACGCCCCACCTGTGGCTGCAGCGGCTCGGGAGCGACGACGAGGCAGACCCACGGGTCCACCTCGACGTCTCCGTCACCGACCTGTCCGCCGCGGTCTCCCATGCCCAGTCGGTCGGCGCCCGGCTCGTCACCCGGACGTCACACGCGATCATGGAGTCGCCCGGACACGTGCCCTTCTGCCTGATCCCGCGCGACTCCTCGCAGGAGGCCCCCGAGCCGGCGCCGCCCGTGGCCTGGCCGGGCGGCCGCTCGCGCGTCGACCAGGCCTGCCTCGACATCGGCAGCGCCGAGGACTGGGAGTCCGAGGTCGCCTTCTGGGGTGCGCTCACCGGCTGGCGGATCGACGCCGACGACCAGTGGGCCCGGCTGTGGACACCGAGCAGCTGGCCGCTGCGTGTCCTCCTCCAGCGCCGCCTCGAAGGTGACTCCACAGCTCACCTCGACGTCTCGGCCGAGGACTGCCCGGCCGAGATCGCCCGTTGGGAGGCGCTCGGTGCCCGCACCGTCGGCGAAGGCCCGCGCTGGACCGTCCTCGACACCCCCGGCGGGCTCACCGCCTGCCTCACCCAGCGCGAGCCGGACAGCGGCCTGCTGACCGGCGCGGTGCCGCCCGACGCGATCTGA
- a CDS encoding DUF5679 domain-containing protein, giving the protein MAETWSGEFYCVKCKEKREATGEIKVNDKGTKMAKAVCPVCSTNLNRILGKA; this is encoded by the coding sequence ATGGCGGAGACCTGGAGCGGCGAGTTCTACTGCGTGAAGTGCAAGGAGAAGCGCGAGGCGACCGGCGAGATCAAGGTCAACGACAAGGGCACCAAGATGGCCAAGGCCGTCTGCCCGGTCTGCTCGACCAACCTGAACCGCATCCTCGGCAAGGCCTGA
- a CDS encoding PHP domain-containing protein, translating to MQPREEAVSALRRIAFLLERAREDTYKVKAYRAAAAALGRLSEEEVETRVTAGTLKELDGIGATTATVITQAARGEVPDRLRTTEEAYGGPLTSSGQAVREGLRGDLHSHSDWSDGGSPIEEMARTAAELGHDYLVLTDHSPRLTIANGLSVERLTRQLGIVDAINEQFDGEQSPFRLLKGIEVDILDHGALDQTDEMLAQLDVRVASVHSKLAMDAVLMTRRMVTAVENPFTNVLGHCTGRLMGGGRGRREESQFDARTVFEACAAHDVAVEINSRPERRDPPTRLIELAMEVGCLFSIDSDAHAPGQLDLQVYGCERAEELGIDPDRIVNTWPRDRLLAWATPRV from the coding sequence GTGCAACCTCGTGAAGAGGCCGTGTCGGCCTTGCGTCGGATCGCGTTCCTGCTCGAGCGGGCCCGCGAGGACACCTACAAGGTCAAGGCCTATCGCGCCGCGGCGGCCGCCCTCGGGCGGCTGAGTGAGGAGGAAGTGGAGACCCGGGTCACCGCCGGGACGCTCAAGGAGCTCGACGGGATCGGTGCGACCACCGCGACGGTCATCACGCAGGCCGCGCGCGGCGAGGTCCCCGACCGGCTGCGGACGACCGAGGAGGCGTACGGCGGTCCCCTGACCTCGTCCGGCCAAGCGGTCCGGGAGGGCCTCCGCGGGGACCTGCACTCGCACAGCGACTGGAGCGACGGCGGCTCCCCGATCGAGGAGATGGCCCGCACGGCCGCCGAGCTCGGCCATGACTACCTCGTCCTCACCGACCACAGCCCACGGCTCACGATTGCGAACGGCCTCTCCGTCGAGCGGCTGACGCGACAGCTCGGGATCGTCGATGCGATCAACGAGCAGTTCGACGGTGAGCAGTCACCCTTTCGGCTGCTCAAGGGGATCGAGGTCGACATCCTCGACCACGGCGCCCTCGACCAGACCGACGAGATGCTGGCGCAGCTCGACGTCCGCGTCGCGAGCGTCCACAGCAAGCTGGCGATGGACGCGGTGCTGATGACCCGCCGGATGGTCACGGCCGTCGAGAATCCCTTCACCAACGTGCTCGGGCACTGCACGGGCCGGCTGATGGGCGGCGGACGTGGCCGGCGCGAGGAGTCCCAGTTCGACGCCCGCACCGTCTTCGAGGCGTGCGCGGCCCACGACGTCGCCGTCGAGATCAACTCCCGCCCCGAGCGGCGCGACCCGCCGACCCGCCTCATCGAGCTGGCGATGGAGGTCGGCTGCCTCTTCTCAATCGACTCCGACGCGCACGCGCCCGGCCAGCTCGACCTGCAGGTCTACGGCTGCGAGCGGGCCGAGGAGCTGGGGATCGATCCCGATCGGATCGTCAACACCTGGCCACGTGACCGGCTGCTGGCGTGGGCAACGCCTAGGGTCTGA
- a CDS encoding M48 family metallopeptidase translates to MVAEVPEVEVRRSKRRRRTVSAYRDGEKIVVLIPDRLSKKEERDWVEQMVARLEKSERKRKPTDDDLMKRALGLSDRYLGGIAIPESVRWVDNQQSRWGSCTPGDRSIRLSARLQGMPSWVIDYVLIHELAHLFEPNHNARFWGWVDRFPQAERAKGYLLGWSAAAKLDAPPGEDPEDFEELD, encoded by the coding sequence ATGGTGGCGGAGGTTCCCGAGGTCGAGGTGCGACGCAGCAAGCGTCGCCGGCGTACCGTCTCCGCCTATCGCGACGGCGAGAAGATCGTGGTGCTCATCCCGGACCGGCTCTCGAAGAAGGAGGAGCGGGACTGGGTCGAACAGATGGTCGCCCGGCTGGAGAAGTCCGAGCGCAAGCGCAAGCCCACCGACGACGACCTGATGAAGCGCGCGCTGGGACTGTCCGACCGCTATCTCGGCGGGATCGCCATTCCCGAGAGCGTGCGTTGGGTCGACAACCAACAGTCCCGGTGGGGCAGCTGTACGCCGGGTGACCGCTCGATCCGCCTCAGTGCGAGGCTCCAGGGGATGCCCAGCTGGGTGATCGACTACGTGCTCATCCACGAGCTCGCGCACCTCTTCGAGCCCAACCACAACGCCCGCTTCTGGGGCTGGGTCGACCGCTTCCCGCAGGCCGAGCGCGCGAAGGGCTACCTGCTCGGGTGGTCCGCCGCCGCGAAGCTGGACGCGCCTCCCGGCGAGGATCCCGAGGACTTCGAAGAGCTCGACTGA